TCGCGGGGGACGCCGAGCAGCTCGTAAAAGTCGCGGTGTCCGCTCACGGCGTCAGTCGCGTGAGAAGATCGGAGGTCCAGTCGACGATGGAGACGACCTTGTCGTACGGCATGCGCGTCGGCCCGATCACGCCGACCGTGCCCTGCAGACTGCCGACGGCATAGTTGGCCGTGACGATGGTCAGATCCTCGAGCTCCGGTTGGCCGTGCTCGGCGCCGATCGTCACATGGGGACCGTCCGAGCCGTCGCGATCCCCCAGCACGGAGGCGAGCAACTCCCGGCGCTCCGTGAGGAGCAGGAGTTCGCGCAGACGCTCGCTCGTCGTGAACTCCGGCTGCTCGGTCAGGGCTGCGGCGCTCCCGAGGTGGATCTCACGCTCGCGCCGCGCCCACTCGAAGATGTCCGGACCGCTGTGCACGAAGATGTTCATCAACTCCTCGGCGCCGCGGTTACTGAAACTCAGGTCGCCCAGTCGCTCGCGCAGCGTCGCCTGGATCTCGGAGATCGCGCTGCCCGCCAACCGTTCGTTCAGCGCCTGCGACACCGCCTGGAGCGTCGCACGCGGTATCCGCGTCGCCACATCCACGTACACGGTGCGCACCACGCCGGACTCGATCGTGAACACCAGGAGCACCTTCTCGCTGGAAAGCGGCACGAGTTCGAGGCGCTCGAGCGTGGCGGTGGCGAGCGTCGGGCCCACGGCGAGGCCGAGTTCCCCCGTAAGGAGGCTGAGGACGCGCGCCGCCTTGCCCATGAGGTCCTCCACACCGCCGGCGTCCGCGTCCCCCAACTCGCGTTCGATCTTTGCCCGGTCCCGCTTCCGGATGCTGCCCCAGCGCATGAGCGCATCGACGTAGTACCGGTACGCGAGATCCGTCGGAAGCCGTCCGGCGGAGGTGTAGGGGTGTGAGAGCAGGCCCTTGCTCTCGAGATCCGCCATCGTGTTGCGGATCGTCGCGGGGGACACGCCGAGCGCGTACTCCTTCCCGATCCTCCGCGAGCCGGCCGGGGCGGCCGTGCGGACGAAGGAGTCGATGACCGCCGCGAGGACGGCCCGTTCGCGCTCTGTCAGTGTTGGCAGGGTCATGCTCTCTCAGCCCCGGCGAGTTCGGCGGCGATCGTGTCCAGGCGGAGCCAGCCTTCGATCGTCGCCCGCCAGCGTCCGTTGCGCTCCTCCATCCACCCGGCCTCGGCCCAGTCGTCGAGGTGGAGCCCGTCCGACGAGGTCTTCGGCACGAGGTCGGGCGTCAGTCCGCGATTCGTACGAAGACCCAGCCAGATCCGTTCCAGTTCCTCTTCCTCCGGCCCCACGCGTTCCCAGCCGTCGAGCGGGCCGCGGCCCTCCCGCAGCGCGCGTTCATACCGGTCCCAGCGGAAGACGTTCCAACTGCGGATCGGCGGGAGAAATCCATGGGCGGACGGGCCAACCGCAAGATACGACGTTCGGTTCCAGTACGACCAGTTGTGGCGGCACTGCGCTCCCGGCCGGGCGAAGTTCGACACCTCGTACTGCTCATACCCCGCCGTGCGCAGTTCGCGCGACAGGAGTCGGTACTCGTCCGCGTAGCGCTCCTCGTCCGGCGCCCCGACCCGGCCTAGGCGGATCCACTCGGCCAGCGGCGTGCGAGGCTCCACGGTGAGGCCATAGAGACTCAGGTGAGACAGGTCGAGCGTGGCCGCCGCTTCCACTTCCGCCGCGAGGTTTCGCGTCACCTCGGGGGGGAGACCGAAGATGAGGTCCGCGCTCACACGTTCGAATCCGGCATCTCTCGCCTCCGCGACGGCCTCTGTGGCCCGGCGGCGGTCATGAAGCCGGCCCAGCCACGTCAGAACCGCATCGTCCAGAGCCTGCACGCCGAGACTCAGCCGGTTCACGCCTGTCGCCCGCCAGCTTGAACCGAGACGCGCGTCGAAGGACGCGGGGTTCGCCTCGGCCGTCCATTCCGTGTGCGCTGCATCGATTCGGAACCAGGCGGAGATTCGCGAGGCCAGCCCTTCCATGCCGGCGGCCCCCATGAGCGACGGCGTCCCGCCTCCCACGAAGATCGTATCGAGCGTGTCCCCCGGATCCCATGCGTTGCGCTCGAACCACCAGGCGAGTTCGACCTCGATCGCGGCGAGCCAGCGGGACACCGGCGGGGCCGAGGCGCGCTGGACGGAGAAATCGCAGTAGTGGCAGCGATGCGCGCAGAACGGAAAGTGCACATACAGGGAGCGTGGGGGGCGCCGGCCGGACATCAGCGGCC
This Candidatus Palauibacter australiensis DNA region includes the following protein-coding sequences:
- the hemW gene encoding radical SAM family heme chaperone HemW: MSGRRPPRSLYVHFPFCAHRCHYCDFSVQRASAPPVSRWLAAIEVELAWWFERNAWDPGDTLDTIFVGGGTPSLMGAAGMEGLASRISAWFRIDAAHTEWTAEANPASFDARLGSSWRATGVNRLSLGVQALDDAVLTWLGRLHDRRRATEAVAEARDAGFERVSADLIFGLPPEVTRNLAAEVEAAATLDLSHLSLYGLTVEPRTPLAEWIRLGRVGAPDEERYADEYRLLSRELRTAGYEQYEVSNFARPGAQCRHNWSYWNRTSYLAVGPSAHGFLPPIRSWNVFRWDRYERALREGRGPLDGWERVGPEEEELERIWLGLRTNRGLTPDLVPKTSSDGLHLDDWAEAGWMEERNGRWRATIEGWLRLDTIAAELAGAERA
- the hrcA gene encoding heat-inducible transcriptional repressor HrcA, translating into MTLPTLTERERAVLAAVIDSFVRTAAPAGSRRIGKEYALGVSPATIRNTMADLESKGLLSHPYTSAGRLPTDLAYRYYVDALMRWGSIRKRDRAKIERELGDADAGGVEDLMGKAARVLSLLTGELGLAVGPTLATATLERLELVPLSSEKVLLVFTIESGVVRTVYVDVATRIPRATLQAVSQALNERLAGSAISEIQATLRERLGDLSFSNRGAEELMNIFVHSGPDIFEWARREREIHLGSAAALTEQPEFTTSERLRELLLLTERRELLASVLGDRDGSDGPHVTIGAEHGQPELEDLTIVTANYAVGSLQGTVGVIGPTRMPYDKVVSIVDWTSDLLTRLTP